The region CGGACCGGCGACGGACGGATCGCCTACCGGACCGGCGCGGGCGAGGCCGAGACCTACCTCGCCCGCATCCGCGAACTCGACATCGGCCGCGAACGCCCGGTCAGCCGAGCGGCGCGGACGGGCGAGTTGCAGACCACGAACCGAATCCTCGCGGACGAGTCGGTCCCTGAGTCCTTGCAGGACGCGGCCCGCGAAAACGAGGTTCGGTCCGCGATCGCCGTGCCGATCTCCCACGAAGACGCGACCTACGGCGTGCTCACCGTACTCGCGAGCCGGGACGATGCGTTCAGCGAGCGCGAACGGGCCGGGTTCCGGCTGCTCGGCGAGACCATCGGCTTCACGATCATGGCCGTGAAGAACCGCCAACTGCTCTTTGCCGACACCGTCGTCGAACTCGAGTTCCGCATCGACGGCGGCGACACGTTCTCGTTCGACCTCTCCGAGGAGTACGGCTGTACCTGCTCGCTCGAGTGGGCCGGCACGACCGCGGAGGGGCGGACCTTCCAGTACGTGACGATCGACGGTCTCGATGGCGACACGGTGCTCGAGGAGGCAGAGGCCCACGACTCCGTCGAGCGGTGTCGGCTCATTCACGACGGCGACGAGCGCTGTACCATCGAGATGCGCCTCTCGAAATCAGGCGTCCGCACGCTCGAGAACCACGGCGCGACGATCCGAGACATCACCGTCGAGGACGGCGTCGGGACCTGCCTGGTCGAGGTATCGCAGGACGCGGACATCCGGGAAATCGCGGAGGCGTTGACCCTCGTCTACGAGAACACCGAACTCGTCGCCAGGCGGGAGGTCGACCGGCCGGTCCGAACGGCGGCCGAACGGCGTAACCGGATCCTCGATCAGCTCACCGATCGCCAGCTCACGACGCTGCGGCTCGCGTACTACGGCGGGTTCTTCGACTGGCCGCGCGAGAGCACCGGCGAGGAGATCGCCGAGGCGATGGGCATCTCGCCGCCGACGATGCACCAGCACCTCCGAAAGGGGCACAAGTCGATTCTCGGGGAGTTCTTCGAGGGCGGCAGCACGAGGTAGGTGCGATCCGTCGTCCACGATTCAGGATCCACGGTCCGCGGTCCGCGATCCGACGCAGTTAGCCGCGACACTATGGACTACGATACCGAGTTCCACGGTTCGTACTCTCCCGGAGAGTGACTCTCAGATTTTCTTAAACGTCGTCCATATGAATCCGAGCGTCGATGCGGTCGCCGACTAGTCGATCGGGTAGGAATGACGACGATCGTTCGGGCGACCGCAGGCGTCGCTCGATTGTTGGAGGTGAGCCAGTCGTGGGCGAACCGGACGTAAGCCTCTACGAGGGCTCGAACGGACGGTATTACACCGCGTGGCAAGTGCGACGGCGGCTGCGGTCCGGCGAGTGGACGCGCTGTCTCCGCCAGCGACAGCCGGATCGGCGCCTGGTCGAAACCGGCGACGGCACGTTGCTCTTGCTCGTGTCGGTCGAGCCGGACGCGTTACCGGGCGGCATCGACGTCCGCGTCGCCGACGGCCGCGCTCGCATCGTCGACACCCGCCGGACGCCGCCGTGATCGCGTGCGGCGGACTGTAACCCGTGTCCATGTTCACCCGAACGAACTGGGCGCGCGACCGCGAGACTCGGAGCCGTGAAGCGCCGCGCGTTTCTCGGAGCGGTTGGGTCGACGGTCTCGTTCACCACGTTGGCGTACGCGACGGGCGATTCGGGCGAGACGCTCGCTGTTCAGGTCCGGCTCTCGGAGCGGGCCGCGACCTACGACGGGGTCGGCGACCGTATCCGCGAGTATCTCGGACGCATGCTCGCGTTCGGCCGCTGGACGCTCGACCTCTCGATCGGCGACACCGTCTCGGTCTCGACCGAAGACGCCGCGCGGGTCACCAGGCGCGGCGAGTGGCCGATGACCGTCGCGCGGGAGACGCTGGGCGATCGCGAGCGCGAGTCGGCCGCGGACGTCAACCTGCTGGTGACCGACGGGGGAATGGACGAAGCGCCCACCGGGTACGGGTTCCCCCACGTCGCGTCGGTCGGCGGCGCCCGCCACATCGCCGCGCTCGAACCGTTCGACGAACTGGTCGTCGACGACGCGCGGCGGATCGTCCCGCACACGACGCGGACGCGAACGATCCAGGTGCTCGCCCACGAGGTCGGCCACGCGCTCGGGCTGCGCCACGATCACGGGGTCGCGTTCCTGTCGGGCGATGCCGTCGTCGCAACGCCGATGCTCAGCGCGTACGCCTGGGATTCCGACTACACCGCCGACGCGTCCCGTTGCGGGACGACGATTCCGGCGACCGACGGGCGGGAGCAAAAACTGAGCCTGGCGTTCTCCGCGTGTGCTCGTCGCGCACTCGCGGACGATGACGACGTCCCGCCATAACCGCAGTTACCGTCACGACAGTCGATCGGAGATAGCGGACGTGCGTGGACAGCTACGCCGCTGCTGAAGCCACGGTCGGATCGCCCGAAGCGGAGTACAATCGAGACTGAGCGCGGCGGGCGGGCGAACCGGTGTGGCCATGTCTGTTCGCCCGTTATTCGTCTTCGTCGCCCTCATCCTCACCGCGGGCGAAGCTCGCCTGCGCCTCTCCATCCTGTTCGGCGCCGGCGTTTGGCCCTTCGATGAGCGACTCGAAATCGTCGACTTCGTCGTACTGGTCGCGGTACACCAGCGCCGCTTTCCCCTTCGAGGAGATCTCGTAGAGACCGGACCGTTCGGCGGGACCGATCTTGCGGACCAGGCCGTAGTCCTCGAGGACCGGTAGCCTGGTGTTGATGTTCTTCCGGCTCTTCCCCGTGTGCGCGGACAGATTCGTCGCGACGTTTCGCCCCTTGTCCTCGAGCGCTTCGAGGATCAGGAAGTCAGTTGGTTGACGGAGTTTCACTCTCGTTCACTCTCGTACCGCACTATATTTCCAGTGGTAACTAATACTTTCGGCTCGAACCGGAGTGTTAGTAATAGTAATAGGCATCGGTATTATTAAGTGGGATGGGAACGAACGAATAGGTGGGTGGACGGGTCGAGTACTCCCTGACGGTATCCCCTGACCGTACCACGCGGATGCGCCCGGATCGGAATCGTCGCTGTCCGTCCGGGCGCGGTTACCACTCCCGAACTCGTGCCCGTCCCTCCCCTTCCCCCCTTTCCCCCTTTCCCAGTACCGTCCCTTCTCTCACCCGTTGACCGGTATCGGCCCTCCGTTACAGTCATAGCCATTAGAGGCGAGTCGTCGGCCGAGACTCGATCCATGACGGGGTCGAGAGTTACCGCCGGCCCGCTCGATTCGCCAATGTGCTACTGCGCTTCGACGGGCGGTGCGGCAGGCGATCCGGTTCGATCGACCAGATCGGCGCCGGTCGAGCCAAGCCAGGCGAGGAAGTCGGCGACCTCGGTCGGCGAGTCGACGCGACAGGAAGCGCTCGACGGCTCGTCGTCGTCCCCGACGCGGATCCCGATTCCGTCGGGTTCGACGGCTCGGAACGCCGATTCGTCGGTGACGTCGTCGCCGATGTAGACCGGGACCGTCTCGGAAGGCTCGTCGGCTGCGATCAACTCGACGGCGTTGCCCTTGCCCCACGGGATGTCCGGCCCGATTTCGAGGATCCGTTTGCCGGGCGAGAGTTCGAGGTCGTCGCCGCCGAACCGCTCGACGACGGTGTTCGTGATGCGGCGGACGATCGGCTCGGCGGCGTCCGGGACGGATCTGTAGTGAACCGTTCCGGTCAGGCGCTTGTTCTCGACCCGACAGTTCGGAACGGACGCGAGCGCGGTCTCGAGGATCGAACAGATCCGCTCGATCCGGATCGCGCGCTTGCGCGCCACCGGGTGGACGGCGATCGATCCCTCGCGGGCGAGTTCGAGTCCGTGGTTGCCGGCGTAGATCGACGGGCCGTCGACGCGCGCGCGGACGTCTCGCAAAGCGCGTCCGCTGACGACCGCTGTCGTCACCGCCGGCGTCGCGGCGAGCGCGGCCAGGGCCTCCCGGTTTCGCTCCGTTGGGGCCGCAGCGTCGGGATCCTCGACGATCGGCGCCAGCGTGCCGTCGAAATCGAGACAGACGAGTAACTCGGCGGCCCCGTCGAGTCGCCCGCGGAGCGTCGGCAGCCGCTCGTCGAGCGGTCGCGGAGGTGACTCGGTTCGCGACACGGCTACACCGACGGGGTCGGTTCCGTCGAGTCGGAATCGGTCCGTCGGCGCTTCCGGCCGGGATCGCCGTGCACGCGGCGGATCCAGTCGAACTGCGTGGACATCCACGACTCGATGTCCCCGTTGAAGACGCGCTGGCGGAGCGTGTTCATCCGGCGGCGGCGCTCGTGGGGCGGCATCGAGAGCGCGTGCTCGAGCTGGACCGCGAACCCGTCGGTGTCCGTCGGGTCGATCGTCAGCGCGTGCGACCCGAGTCGTTCGTGGGCGCCGGTCCGGTCGCTCAGCACCAACGTTCCGTCGCCGTCGACGCTCGCGGCGACGTACTCCTGGGCGACCAGGTTCATCCCGTCGACCAGCGGACTCACGACCATCACGTCCGCGCGGCGGTAGAGCGCACAGAGAGCCTCGTTGGGCAACACGTCTTCGGTGTAAACGATCGGCTGCCAGGCGTCGGTCTCGAAGCGGCGGTTGATCCGCTGGACCTCGCTGCGGACGAGTTCGCCGTGTCGCTCGTAGGTCTCGATGTTCGTCCTGGAGGGCGTCGCCTTCTGGACGAAGGTAAACTCGCCGCGCCAGTCCGGGTTCCACTCGAAGAATCGTTCGATCGCCGCCAGGCGCTCCGGAATCCCTTTCGTGTAGTCGAGCCGATCGAGACCAAGCCCGATCGCGGTGTCCTGCGGAATGTCGTACTCCTCGAACAGCGACGAGACCTGCTCGAAGTCGGCCGACCGGGCGACCCGGTCGTACGAATCGGCGTCGACGCCCATCGATGTCGCGACGACGCGGGTCGTCCCCCCGTCGTAGCTGACGGTTCGTTGTGCCCGGTCGACGGTGGCACCGGGGAGGAACCGGTCGACGCAGTCGAGGAACCGATCGGCGTACCGCTCGACGTGGAAGCTGAGCAGGTCGTTGCCGAGCAGGCCTTCGAGGAGATGGCCGCCCGCGGGACAGTGCTGGTAGGTCGTCGGCGACGGCCACGGAATGTGCCAGAAGTGGGCGATCGTCGCGCCAGGCGGCACCGACTCACGGATCATTCGCGGCGCGAGCGCAAGGTGGTAGTCCTGCAGCCAGATCACGGAGTCGTCGGTGGCGTGGTCGGCGACCGCGTCGGTGAACTGCTCGTTGACCGTCCGATACCACTCGAAGTCGTTCGAACGGTCCTCGATCAGGTCCGGGAAGTCGTGACAGAGCGGCCAGAGCACGCGGTTGCTGAAGCCGTAGTAGTAGGAATCGACCGCCTCTTCGGAGAGTTCGAGCCGACGGAGCGTGTACTCCTCGTCCTCGGGCGGGACGGCGACGCAATTGCGCTCGTCCGTGACGTCGAAGTCCGCGTCACCGTCGCCCCAGGCGATCCAGGTGCCGCTGGTTTCCTGCATCACGGGATCGAGACCGGCGGTCAGGCCGCCGGTCGGTTCGTCGACGGAAATCGACGTGTCGGAAGCCGTCTCCGCGTCTGCGTCCGTCGGTGGCTCGTCTTCGTACGCATGACGATACGGTTCCCGGTTCGAGACGACGATCAGCGAACCGGGGCAGTCGGGGCCGTCGGACGCGGCCGCCTCGTCCGTTCGGCCGCGCCCGTCGCCTCGTTGCTGTCGGTTACGTACAGTCGTCGACGACAACCGCTCGGTGTCTCGCATTCGCTGAAATACCACAGTGCCCCGACGGGTTGCTTCGCGGCCTGCGAACGCCGGGGCTCTAATATGTTTCCAGTAGCAATCACGAGATCCAAAGTATTTGGAGGCTGTGACTGTCCAGCTGCCCGGAACGCGATGGCTGCGCGTAATAGCGGACTACGCGAGACCGCGGTGCCGACGATCGGAGGAGCTACTGACCGGACGGGGCGGTGTCGTCGCCGCAACCAAACGTTGATTTCTCGCTCGCACGAACGGTCGCCATGGACTCCCCGTTCGAGCAGCGGATCGCAGCCTGTCGGCGACGGCTCGCGGCGACCGGGGCCGACCTGGTCGTCTGTTTCCCGAGCCCGAACCTCACCTATCTGACCGGGTTCGAGGAGTCGCCGTCGGAACGGCACCTGTTGCTGTTCGTTCCCGAAACCGGCGAGCCGGCCCTCGTCGCGCCGGCGATGTACGAGGCACAGCTGTCCGAACTGCCGATCACGGGCCTGCGACGACGCTACTGGACCGACGCGGAGGACCCGCTCGCCCTCGTCGCCGAGGTAATAGACGACTATCCGCTCGGAACGGATGCGGACGCGGACGGAGACGGGTCGGCGACCGTCCTCGTCGACGACCGCATGTGGGCGACGTTCACCCACGACCTCCGTGAGGTGCTGTCGGCCGCCGTCGACGTCGACCTCGAGTTCGGCCTGGCGAGCGCCGTCCTCGAGCCGCTGCGGATCCGCAAGGACGAGGTTGAACTCGAGACGCTCCGGCGGGCCGCTGACGTCGCCGACCGAGTGGCGCTCGAAATCCGCGAGCGCGGCGACGACCTGATCGGCACGACCGAAGCCGAACTCGCGAGCGAGATCGATCGGCTGCTCGCCGCGGCGGGCGGCGAGGAACCGGCCTTCGAGACGATCGTCGCCGCCGGGCCCAACGGCGCCAGGCCCCACCACCACAGTGGGTCGCGAGAGATTCGGGCCGGCGACCCGATCGTCCTCGACTTCGGTGCCTTCGTTTCGGCCGATGTGGGGGCCGCGGCCGGAACCGCCAGGTACCCGGGCGATCAGACCCGGACGATCGTCGTCGGCGAACCGCCGGCCGGGTACGAGCGCGTTCACGAAATCGTACGAGAGGCCCAGCAGGCCGCGGTCGACGCCGTCGAGCCTGGCGCGACGGCCGGCGAAATCGATCGCGCCGCCAGGTCGGTCATCGAGGACGCCGGCTACGGCGACGCCTTCGTCCACCGGACCGGCCACGGCGTCGGCCTCGAGGTCCACGAGCCGCCGTACATCGCGGACGGCAACGACCGCAAGCTCGAGCCAGGCATGGTCTTCAGCGTCGAGCCGGGAATGTATCTGGAGGGCGAGTTCGGCGTCCGGATCGAGGACCTGGTCGTTGTAACTGAAGACGAGGCCGAACGGCTGAACGACACGCCACGGGGCTGGGAGACCGGCGGCTGATTCGGGACGAACTCGATTCGAACGGAGACGGATCGAGAGACCTGACTCCGAAGACACCGGGTTTCCGGTGAAATGTCGGAGGATTGCCGACTGAGGTGTCCGATCTGACAGGTCAGTCGGATCGCGGAAACGCGGTTCAGAACGCTCCGAGTACTGGTATTGCCGGTTGACGGCGCTCTGGTGACCGGACGGATCACCGTTCCCAGTTATGGATCACCGTTCACAGTCACGGATCGCCGCGCCTGGTCACGGCTCACCGGTTTCGACCAGGACCTTCCGCACTACTTCAGGGTCCTCCAGTAACTGGTGTTCGGTGTAGCTGCCCTCCGCGCTGCCGCCGCTCCGGCGGGTCTGCTCTAAGATGTCGAGGAAGGCGTGTTCCTTCAGGAGATCGCGAACCCGTCGCAGCGAGAGCGGGTCGGAACTCTCCTGGCGACAGATCTCCTCGTAGACATCGTAGATTCTGGTCGTCCGGAACCCGTCCTCGTCGGGCGTGTTGAGCGAGAGCACCGCAAGCGCCTGAAGGACGTACCGTGAGTGGGGCGTCGAACCGCGGATGAGCTCCCGGAAGCGATCAGTCTCGGCCCGCTCGCGGGCCTGGACGACGAACTCCTCGCGGACGGTCTCGCTGCCCTTCGACTGGGCGATCTCGCCGGCGTACCGGAGGATGTCGATCGCCTTCCGCGCGTCGCCGTGTTCGCGTGCGGCCAGGGCGGCGGCGCGGGGGATCACCGACGGCTCGAGAACGCCGTCCTTGAACGCGTCGCTGCGGGCCTCCATGATGTCCCGCAGTTGGGTCGCGTTGTATGGCGGGAAGACGAACTCGCGCTCGCAGAGGCTGGACTTGACGCGCTCGTCCAGTCGGTCCTTGTACTTGATCTTGTTACTGATTCCGATGACACCGATTTTACACGATTCGAGCTTGCCAGCCTCGCCCGCGCGCGAGAGTTGCATGAGGATGTCGTCGTCGTCGAGCTTGTCGACCTCGTCTAAGATGACGAGCACGACGTCGTACTGGGAGTCGAGCACCGTCCAGAGGCGCTTGTAGTACGTCGAGGTGCTGAGCCCCTTGTCGGGAATCTTCACGTCGGTCATCGCCGGCTCGTTTAACGTGTGGGCGATCGTCTGGACGGCCTGGGTCTCCGTGTTGTCCTGCGCGCAGTCGACGTAGGCAAAGGCCGAGGTGATGCCCTCGTCTTCCGCGACGCGAACGAGCCGCTCGGAGATGTACTTCGCACAGAGGGACTTGCCCGTCCCCGTCTTGCCGTAGATGAGGAGATTGCTCGGACTCTGTCCGAAGATTGCGGGGTTGACCGCGTTCGCGAGTTCGGAGATTTCGTCGTCCCGGCCGACGATCCGACCCTCCTCGGGGAGGTGATTGATCTCGAGTAGCTCCTTGTTCTCGAAGATCGGATCGTCGCGAGTGAACAGGTCGTCGCCGGAACTCGACATGAATGGAACACCGTGTTTCCGGTGAAATAGCCTTTCCGTTTGGCGTCGCAGCCGCGTGCGTCGAACCGAGACACCGTCTCGCGGCCGTCAACTGCCGATTCGACGGCGTAGTTCAACTCGAACGGACCGCCTGGTCGGGAGAGCGAGTCGAGAAGCGGCCACGGAGACAGACGTTCACAAATATACACGACCACAGACACACACCGCATTTCCGGTGAAAGGCGGGGAACAGTGGGGGAACGTCCAGTTGAAATGGCGGTTCGATTCACCGGAAACCCGGTGTGGGGACAGTAGCAGAACAGAGCGTCACGAACAGAATTCGGCTCGCGAGACGTTGTGGCCCGTCTGGTCGACCGGTACTCGGTCTCGACTCCCGTCGAGACTTAGAACCTCGATTTACCCAATGGACTGTACTCACATTTACTACTAATATATTCCTATAGAGATGAAGTATGTGGAGTGTCGCCATGGTCGATTCGAGCGGGTGCCGGTCGATCGAGTGTGCTCCCGTCATCCTTCCCGATCAGGAGTTGGTCTTTCGAAACTTCACCGGAAATCCGGTGTGTGGCTCGGTAGTTCGACCGCTCCTTTTCCGCGATCTGTCCTCTTTCACCGGAAACCCGGTGTGGGTGTTCTCGAATCCCACACCGAACCGTAGTTCGACGGCCGATCACATCCCCGATCGGTACGCTACCGGCCGCCGGCTGGTCGGAATCGTCCGTGTCGTTCACCGGAAACACGGTGTGTCTGCACGTCGTCCCTCGCTGAGCCCGATCCGTGACGAATATCCCCTGTCGAGTTCTCCGATCGCCATTCGCGATACACTGGAAATTCGGTGTTTGCGGGCGGAATTCTTTCGGTGGTCTCGGTCGTCGCATCGTTCACCGGAAACGTGGTGTGTCCGCCGGCGGTTCCCGCACAACCGTTCTCCGACGCGCGATATCCGAGGAATCCCATCGATCGGATTTCACCGGAAACCCGGTGTGGCTCCGTCGCACCCGGTCGGTCCGTCGCTCGTCGGCCCGCCTGGCGACGAGAGTGGCGACCGTGACCGGAGTAGTGAGCAAGAATGGGCGATGGAGAACCGCTCTCGGGTGGCATCTGGGCGACCCTCGAGATCACGGTTGCTCCCAACTCAGTAGTAGTAGAGTTCGAGTTCGTGTCCGCAGTTCCGGCACTCGGTTTCCGTGCCAAGGAGACGGTTCGAATCGCTCTCGGCGTGGATTCCGGGGCCCGGCGGGACGGAGGCGTCGATCGTTGCGTCGCACTCGGGACAGCCGATGTCCATATCTGCCTGACCTGTACGAGACATACACCCTGCGTAGTTGATGATCCCCGATAGTTATCGGAGGCGTACGAGAACGGTTGCAGCCGGTTTCGATCGTTCGATCTGTACAGAACGGAATTTACACGCTCTCTAACCGGCTGTGTAGCGCCGTGTATCGGTCGCTCGCCGACGGCCGACCGGAAAGGTTCGATTTTTGAACTGGACGACCCCGGCGCGTGTCGGGTGTTCGACACGCCGTTCAGCTCGGTCGGTTGCTATCCCTCGCCTGGCGCGGGAGCCGATATGGAACGTATCCGGTGTGACAAGTCGCAGTGTGACGAATCAGACCGCGTACGTGACCTCGTCGAACTCGAAGAACGCCGTCTCGTAGCCGTCGTGCCGGGAGACCTGCGGCGGGGAATCGACGGTGACCGTCACGCGGTCGTCGTCCGCGAGGTCCTCAACGACGAGTCCGTAGTGGTGGCCGAA is a window of Natrinema salifodinae DNA encoding:
- a CDS encoding bacterio-opsin activator domain-containing protein, translating into MTTTQRAGPIVLVVDATDRESRLRTRLEKATDRDVRPVPATGDIEGVLEADATNATDSNDDPTTSDGSETGSADPSAVIVELDCPGEIQTILQRIHATAPSVPTIVAPREGSERLATVALRADATEYVPTERDEDPIDRIVSTIRSQPETSSDGDGGGYHRILANELPDEAFVIGEDGTYLEAKARPESADLYTVSAEDLPGTSLVDAFPDQVAARLQDCIDKAIRSGDVRSVEYDAETTDGRRRFEARVVPIDQRIQGRRAVVWLARDITERVERERQLRSRQDQLETLNRINAVVRQVIETLVEAPARDAIEDEVCDQLVDSDLYCGSWIAERTGDGRIAYRTGAGEAETYLARIRELDIGRERPVSRAARTGELQTTNRILADESVPESLQDAARENEVRSAIAVPISHEDATYGVLTVLASRDDAFSERERAGFRLLGETIGFTIMAVKNRQLLFADTVVELEFRIDGGDTFSFDLSEEYGCTCSLEWAGTTAEGRTFQYVTIDGLDGDTVLEEAEAHDSVERCRLIHDGDERCTIEMRLSKSGVRTLENHGATIRDITVEDGVGTCLVEVSQDADIREIAEALTLVYENTELVARREVDRPVRTAAERRNRILDQLTDRQLTTLRLAYYGGFFDWPRESTGEEIAEAMGISPPTMHQHLRKGHKSILGEFFEGGSTR
- a CDS encoding zinc metalloprotease is translated as MKRRAFLGAVGSTVSFTTLAYATGDSGETLAVQVRLSERAATYDGVGDRIREYLGRMLAFGRWTLDLSIGDTVSVSTEDAARVTRRGEWPMTVARETLGDRERESAADVNLLVTDGGMDEAPTGYGFPHVASVGGARHIAALEPFDELVVDDARRIVPHTTRTRTIQVLAHEVGHALGLRHDHGVAFLSGDAVVATPMLSAYAWDSDYTADASRCGTTIPATDGREQKLSLAFSACARRALADDDDVPP
- a CDS encoding winged helix-turn-helix domain-containing protein — protein: MKLRQPTDFLILEALEDKGRNVATNLSAHTGKSRKNINTRLPVLEDYGLVRKIGPAERSGLYEISSKGKAALVYRDQYDEVDDFESLIEGPNAGAEQDGEAQASFARGEDEGDEDE
- the otsB gene encoding trehalose-phosphatase; the protein is MSRTESPPRPLDERLPTLRGRLDGAAELLVCLDFDGTLAPIVEDPDAAAPTERNREALAALAATPAVTTAVVSGRALRDVRARVDGPSIYAGNHGLELAREGSIAVHPVARKRAIRIERICSILETALASVPNCRVENKRLTGTVHYRSVPDAAEPIVRRITNTVVERFGGDDLELSPGKRILEIGPDIPWGKGNAVELIAADEPSETVPVYIGDDVTDESAFRAVEPDGIGIRVGDDDEPSSASCRVDSPTEVADFLAWLGSTGADLVDRTGSPAAPPVEAQ
- a CDS encoding alpha,alpha-trehalose-phosphate synthase (UDP-forming), producing the protein MRDTERLSSTTVRNRQQRGDGRGRTDEAAASDGPDCPGSLIVVSNREPYRHAYEDEPPTDADAETASDTSISVDEPTGGLTAGLDPVMQETSGTWIAWGDGDADFDVTDERNCVAVPPEDEEYTLRRLELSEEAVDSYYYGFSNRVLWPLCHDFPDLIEDRSNDFEWYRTVNEQFTDAVADHATDDSVIWLQDYHLALAPRMIRESVPPGATIAHFWHIPWPSPTTYQHCPAGGHLLEGLLGNDLLSFHVERYADRFLDCVDRFLPGATVDRAQRTVSYDGGTTRVVATSMGVDADSYDRVARSADFEQVSSLFEEYDIPQDTAIGLGLDRLDYTKGIPERLAAIERFFEWNPDWRGEFTFVQKATPSRTNIETYERHGELVRSEVQRINRRFETDAWQPIVYTEDVLPNEALCALYRRADVMVVSPLVDGMNLVAQEYVAASVDGDGTLVLSDRTGAHERLGSHALTIDPTDTDGFAVQLEHALSMPPHERRRRMNTLRQRVFNGDIESWMSTQFDWIRRVHGDPGRKRRRTDSDSTEPTPSV
- a CDS encoding M24 family metallopeptidase, encoding MDSPFEQRIAACRRRLAATGADLVVCFPSPNLTYLTGFEESPSERHLLLFVPETGEPALVAPAMYEAQLSELPITGLRRRYWTDAEDPLALVAEVIDDYPLGTDADADGDGSATVLVDDRMWATFTHDLREVLSAAVDVDLEFGLASAVLEPLRIRKDEVELETLRRAADVADRVALEIRERGDDLIGTTEAELASEIDRLLAAAGGEEPAFETIVAAGPNGARPHHHSGSREIRAGDPIVLDFGAFVSADVGAAAGTARYPGDQTRTIVVGEPPAGYERVHEIVREAQQAAVDAVEPGATAGEIDRAARSVIEDAGYGDAFVHRTGHGVGLEVHEPPYIADGNDRKLEPGMVFSVEPGMYLEGEFGVRIEDLVVVTEDEAERLNDTPRGWETGG
- a CDS encoding orc1/cdc6 family replication initiation protein — translated: MSSSGDDLFTRDDPIFENKELLEINHLPEEGRIVGRDDEISELANAVNPAIFGQSPSNLLIYGKTGTGKSLCAKYISERLVRVAEDEGITSAFAYVDCAQDNTETQAVQTIAHTLNEPAMTDVKIPDKGLSTSTYYKRLWTVLDSQYDVVLVILDEVDKLDDDDILMQLSRAGEAGKLESCKIGVIGISNKIKYKDRLDERVKSSLCEREFVFPPYNATQLRDIMEARSDAFKDGVLEPSVIPRAAALAAREHGDARKAIDILRYAGEIAQSKGSETVREEFVVQARERAETDRFRELIRGSTPHSRYVLQALAVLSLNTPDEDGFRTTRIYDVYEEICRQESSDPLSLRRVRDLLKEHAFLDILEQTRRSGGSAEGSYTEHQLLEDPEVVRKVLVETGEP